One window from the genome of Actinoplanes teichomyceticus ATCC 31121 encodes:
- a CDS encoding ArsR/SmtB family transcription factor — MPGVSAVGGLVAAPLETSRATAFAAMFKALGDPVRLRLLSMIASAPAGEICVCDLSGAFHLTGPTISHHLRILREAGLVDSDRRGTWVYYRAVPATLILLAGLLHTPA; from the coding sequence GTGCCGGGCGTCTCGGCGGTCGGCGGCCTCGTGGCCGCGCCGCTGGAGACGTCCAGGGCGACGGCGTTCGCGGCGATGTTCAAGGCGCTCGGTGACCCGGTCCGGCTCCGGCTGCTTTCGATGATCGCCTCGGCGCCGGCCGGCGAGATCTGTGTCTGCGACCTCAGCGGCGCGTTCCACCTGACCGGCCCGACCATCTCGCACCACCTGCGCATCCTGCGCGAGGCGGGCCTGGTCGACAGCGACCGCCGTGGCACCTGGGTCTACTACCGCGCCGTCCCGGCCACCCTGATCCTGCTGGCCGGGCTGCTGCACACCCCCGCCTGA
- a CDS encoding DUF3140 domain-containing protein, protein MTEVYEEFRAAVNMSAADLRKWLDSEQSQAVGQKASAGSESVGHDSGRKIVGLLGKKKSALTADDEQHMRKVIGYVHRHLAQRPDGDITETKWRYSLMNWGHDPLKD, encoded by the coding sequence GTGACTGAGGTGTATGAGGAGTTCCGCGCGGCGGTCAACATGAGCGCCGCCGACCTGCGCAAGTGGCTCGACAGCGAGCAGTCGCAGGCGGTCGGCCAGAAGGCGTCGGCCGGATCCGAGTCCGTGGGACACGACTCCGGCCGCAAGATCGTCGGGCTGCTCGGGAAGAAGAAGTCGGCGCTGACCGCTGACGACGAGCAGCACATGCGGAAGGTGATCGGGTACGTGCACCGCCACCTCGCTCAGCGCCCGGACGGGGACATCACCGAGACGAAGTGGCGGTACTCCCTGATGAACTGGGGCCACGACCCGCTCAAGGACTGA
- a CDS encoding DUF2945 domain-containing protein yields MAKDELKKGDQVTWRSHGEDVHGTVEEKITERTEAAGRTVAASKDEPQYRVRSDKTGHDAVHKPGALRRD; encoded by the coding sequence ATGGCGAAAGACGAGCTGAAGAAGGGCGACCAGGTCACCTGGCGCAGCCACGGCGAGGACGTACACGGCACCGTGGAAGAGAAGATCACCGAGCGCACCGAGGCCGCCGGCCGCACCGTCGCCGCGTCCAAGGACGAGCCGCAGTACCGGGTACGCAGTGACAAGACCGGGCACGACGCGGTGCACAAGCCGGGGGCGTTGCGACGTGACTGA